The following proteins are encoded in a genomic region of Emys orbicularis isolate rEmyOrb1 chromosome 19, rEmyOrb1.hap1, whole genome shotgun sequence:
- the CCDC159 gene encoding coiled-coil domain-containing protein 159, giving the protein MDALKGQVLTTKETTLITVSKEDKNRGNAPSCYLSRACSNAGLSQLETEAFETNGMIQAMLPDSQKILKNELQIIKSQLHAQAKAFEALSHSVSLLEQESSLQQRKIQQLEEELSRACGPTQGEMFERLVDGKILEVWAAMAKEVEGLQESLLERSDHRMIQRGDSLENLSLDILESKKFLWEELESVQGEMRRIHQKLKDQEDDITKNLVSIKKMQENQVKCRKILLQLKGKGPGAEGAPESVGRGRDGRPVKEELNDIWSAVNTLRNSMAHCSLRGNGQAPVRVTGRRSRRHRVSSSANPPAPAAEPALRLCQEESSSDHSSCEGPCP; this is encoded by the exons ATGGATGCGCTCAAGGGGCAGGTCCTGACCACCAAG GAGACCACTCTGATCACAGTCTCCAAGGAGGACAAGAATAGGGGTAATGCACCCAGCTGCTACTTATCCAGGGCCTGCAGCAATGCAGGGCTG AGCCAGCTGGAGACGGAGGCCTTCGAGACAAATG ggatgaTCCAGGCGATGCTCCCAGATTCCCAGAAGATCCTGAAAAACGAGCTGCAGATCATCAAAAGCCAACTCCATGCCCAGGCAAAG GCCTTCGAAGCCCTGAGCCACTCGGTCTCCCTGCTGGAGCAGGAGAGCAGCCTGCAGCAGCGAAAGATTCAGCAGCTGGAAG AGGAGTTGAGCCGAGCCTGCGGCCCAACCCAGGGGGAGATGTTCGAGCGGCTGGTGGACGGGAAGATCTTGGAGGTCTGGGCTGCCATGGCCAAGGAGGTGGAAGGGCTGCAGGAGTCTCTGCTGGAACGCTCCGACCACCGCATGATCCAGCGGGGGGACTCGCTGGAGAACCTGTCCTTGGACATCCTGGAGAG CAAGAAATTCCTCTGGGAGGAGCTGGAGTCAGTGCAAGGTGAGATGAGGAGGATCCATCAGAAATTGA AAGATCAGGAGGACGATATAACCAAGAACCTCGTCAGCATAAAGAAAATGCAGGAGAATCAAGTGAAATGCAGGAAG atcCTGTTGCAGCTGAAGGGCAAAGGGCCGGGCGCAGAGGGGGCCCCAGAGTCCGTGGGCAGAGGCAGAGATGGCAGGCCGGTCAAAGAGGAGCTGAATGATATATG GTCGGCCGTCAACACCCTGCGGAACTCCATGGCCCACTGCAGCCTTCGGGGCAACGGCCAGGCGCCGGTGAGAGTCACAG GCCGTCGGAGCCGTCGGCACCGCGTGTCCAGCTCGGCCAACCCGCCGGCCCCTGCCGCGGAGCCAGCCCTGCGCCTGTGCCAGGAGGAGAGCAGCTCAGACCACAGCTCCTGCGAGGGCCCCTGCCCCTAG
- the TMEM205 gene encoding transmembrane protein 205, producing the protein MPMEGEPSSLAKVAQLFILSLAWGMQIWVTFISGFVLIRSVSRHTFGLVQSKLFPFYFYTLVACAVLNLSIFACYHPRELLSTGETLQGALYFVCLLLASVNALGLSPATTAAMFRLQAIEREHGLGGEVGLAARRETYQQLRERDPKYQAARQTFFRRHGLSSLCNLVCLACNGVNLLCMALHLSSL; encoded by the exons ATGCCGATGGAAGGGGAGCCCAGCAGTCTGGCCAAAGTCGCTCAGCTCTTcatcctgtctctggcctgggGGATGCAGATATGGGTCACCTTCATCTCAG GGTTTGTGCTGATCCGGAGCGTGAGCCGACACACCTTCGGTCTGGTCCAGAGCAAGCTTTTCCCCTTCTACTTCTACACCCTGGTGGCCTGCGCCGTCCTCAACCTCTCCATCTTCGCCTGCTACCACCCCCGAGAGCTGCTGAGCACTGGGGAGACCCTGCAG ggtGCTCTCTACTTCGTctgcctcctcctggccagtgtTAATGCCCTGGGCTTGTCCCCGGCCACTACGGCGGCCATGTTCCGGTTGCAGGCCATCGAGCGGGAGCACGGCCTGggcggggaggtggggctggcagcccggcGTGAGACGTACCAGCAGCTGCGGGAGAGGGACCCCAAGTACCAGGCCGCGCGGCAGACGTTCTTCAGACGCCACGGGTTGTCGTCCCTCTGCAACCTCGTCTGCCTCGCCTGCAACGGAGTCAACCTGCTGTGCATGGCGCTCCACCTCAGCAGCCTGTAG